Genomic DNA from Rhodoferax mekongensis:
AGGCGTCCGGCACGGGCAACATGAAGTTCGCCCTGAACGGTGCGCTCACCATTGGCACGCTGGATGGCGCCAACGTTGAAATCCTGGAGAACGTGGGTGCCGACAACATCTTCATCTTCGGCCTGACCACGCCACAAGTGGCCGCCACCCGCGCCGCCGGCTACCAGCCACGCGCCATCGCCGAGGGCAACGCCGAGTTGACTGCGGTGCTGGAAGCCATCCGTGATGGCGTCTTCAGCCCGGACGAGCCCGGCCGCTTCCAGAGCATTTACGACCTGCTGGTGAACTGGGGTGACCACTATCTGCTGCTTGCCGACTACGCCGCCTACATCGCCGCGCAAGAGCAGGTGGACGTGGCCTACCAGAGCAAAGAGGCTTGGTCTGTCATGGCCCTGCGCAACGTGGCCGCCATGGGGCCGTTCTCAGCGGACCGCACGATCGGCGAATACGCTGACAAGATCTGGAAGAGCAAACCGCTGGAACTGGCTTCCTGATAGGTGTGCAGAGGCGGATTTGAGTCGAATCTGCCTCTGGCGCCCGTGTAATATGCGCGGGCAGCTATGAATTCAGGAGCGGTTTGATCCGGTCCCAGAACACGTAGGCGCCCAGTGCAGCGAGGTGCAACCACACCGTCAGCCAATACATCGCCTGAAAACCGGGCTTGACGGTTTTGTGTCGCAGCATCTGCTGCGCCAGTCGCGCAGCGGGCCAGCCGCCGGCCAAGCCGAACAGGTCCAGCGTGTCTTCTTTAGTTCGCCACTGGCCATTGCGGGCGGCATGCTTGTCCAACCTGTAAGCAAAGAAGGTGGCTAGGTTTAGCGCAACTCCAAGCCCCAAAACCAAGGGCGGCAGGCGGTGTTGGTAGATGCCCCAACCCAACACTGCCGCCCAGAGTGCCGCCAGGGTGGCGGTGGGAAACTGCTTCAACCTGCCAGCGCCACGTACACGTTTTGCACGTCGTCGTTTTCGTCAATGGCGGCCAGGAAGGCTTCCACTTCTTCCAGCGCTTCGGCGCTCAGGCTGGTGGGGTCTACAGGGTTTTTGGCCTTGTAGCCCA
This window encodes:
- a CDS encoding DUF1294 domain-containing protein gives rise to the protein MKQFPTATLAALWAAVLGWGIYQHRLPPLVLGLGVALNLATFFAYRLDKHAARNGQWRTKEDTLDLFGLAGGWPAARLAQQMLRHKTVKPGFQAMYWLTVWLHLAALGAYVFWDRIKPLLNS